A portion of the Streptomyces erythrochromogenes genome contains these proteins:
- a CDS encoding DUF5825 family protein — translation MITARKPVIDLWRDYREHARTLPGMHLGSVAVSDASLDAAHTARELYRTGVRRAEFSTLVDLSPAAEPVCAVRVLDLVRELTAWGVVVDWRVRLPEAGACPAGPSAFTLSHLYPPSRIEGPAGAAELRSTWAEGFFLGKCVVRNGPGFLEIRDHRPGVLNRIVIDDPVYLAAVEAVRADPSADGVDPAVRGDLVAESLLVAVGDLWWWAPHRPHRWPQPPFRV, via the coding sequence GTGATCACTGCCCGCAAGCCGGTGATCGACCTCTGGCGGGACTACCGCGAGCACGCGCGGACGCTTCCGGGAATGCACCTCGGCAGCGTCGCCGTCTCCGACGCCTCCCTGGACGCGGCGCACACCGCCCGTGAGCTGTACCGCACGGGCGTGCGCAGGGCCGAGTTCAGCACCCTCGTGGACCTGTCTCCCGCAGCCGAGCCGGTCTGCGCCGTACGGGTCCTGGACCTGGTCCGGGAGCTGACCGCCTGGGGCGTCGTCGTCGACTGGCGCGTGCGGCTGCCCGAGGCGGGGGCGTGCCCGGCCGGGCCGTCGGCGTTCACGCTCAGCCACCTCTACCCGCCGTCCCGGATCGAGGGACCGGCCGGCGCGGCGGAACTGCGGTCGACCTGGGCGGAGGGTTTCTTCCTGGGCAAGTGCGTCGTCCGCAACGGCCCCGGCTTCCTGGAGATCCGCGACCACCGGCCCGGTGTGCTCAACCGGATCGTGATCGACGACCCCGTGTACCTCGCCGCGGTGGAGGCGGTCCGGGCGGACCCGTCGGCCGACGGCGTCGACCCCGCCGTGCGGGGCGACCTCGTGGCGGAGTCCCTCCTGGTCGCCGTCGGCGACCTGTGGTGGTGGGCCCCCCACCGCCCCCACCGCTGGCCGCAGCCGCCCTTCCGGGTCTGA
- a CDS encoding RiPP maturation radical SAM C-methyltransferase, whose product MRVTLVNMPWASLDTPSLALGILHSIGRSHRADVETVNANLDFYDWAAEAIGLRVEDYEFFASHAYFEGYGDWVFSSALHGVPAWRVSEFEDQMASGLGPHLRAVCLALHEASARFVEELAVKIADTRPDLVGFTTTFQQNTAALATAAAVKRLSPGTATVLGGANCDGPQGEALHRNFPAVDYVVRGEAERAFPMLLDAVRGEVEPATIPGLCWRGDDGAHRANAMSRFPLPPGELKQPDYRPYFARVQESAARSRIEPKLVLEGSRGCWWGEKHHCTFCGLNGSSMAFRSKAPETFVSEIVEQARLHQVLDVLVVDNILDMGYLRSVMPALIEAGHDLRFHYEIKSNLRYRHLQTLADAGLVQVQPGIESLSSRVLRLMDKGVTGCQNVRHLRDAQSAGLWATWNYLYGFPGEKDSDYTRVIRQFPALTHLTPPDGVTRIEIERFSPYFDRPELGFSPLRPASHYAVVYDLPEEELYDLAYLFDAPHAGIDETAAKQLAAAVERWRDQHLHSSLTRYDIGSRIVLTNRREDFDWTTRSITDPVEVAAFRLLEDPRSVQSLTHRLSARFTASVSPARVAELLAEWGEAGLLYEDADRYVHVVPLGTNAELTRLGGCAPDLTRDFARAAGPGPEDVL is encoded by the coding sequence ATGCGTGTGACTCTGGTGAACATGCCGTGGGCTTCATTGGACACGCCGTCCCTCGCGCTGGGGATCCTGCATTCCATCGGCCGCTCCCACCGGGCGGACGTGGAGACGGTGAACGCCAACCTGGACTTCTACGACTGGGCGGCGGAAGCGATCGGACTGCGGGTCGAGGACTACGAGTTCTTCGCCAGTCACGCGTACTTCGAAGGCTACGGGGACTGGGTGTTCTCCAGCGCCCTCCACGGCGTACCGGCGTGGCGGGTCAGCGAGTTCGAGGACCAGATGGCGTCGGGCCTCGGCCCGCACCTGCGGGCCGTGTGCCTGGCCCTGCACGAGGCGTCCGCGCGGTTCGTCGAGGAACTGGCCGTGAAGATCGCCGACACCCGTCCGGACCTGGTGGGCTTCACCACCACGTTCCAGCAGAACACCGCCGCTCTGGCCACGGCCGCGGCGGTCAAAAGGCTGTCGCCGGGCACCGCCACGGTGCTCGGCGGCGCCAACTGCGACGGACCGCAGGGGGAGGCTCTGCACCGCAACTTCCCGGCCGTGGACTACGTGGTGCGCGGCGAGGCCGAGCGGGCGTTCCCCATGCTGCTCGACGCGGTCCGCGGCGAGGTGGAGCCGGCGACGATCCCGGGGCTGTGCTGGCGCGGGGACGACGGCGCGCACCGGGCGAACGCGATGTCCCGGTTCCCGCTCCCGCCGGGCGAGTTGAAGCAGCCGGACTACCGGCCCTACTTCGCCCGGGTGCAGGAGTCGGCGGCCCGTTCCAGGATCGAGCCGAAGCTGGTGCTGGAAGGCTCGCGCGGGTGTTGGTGGGGCGAGAAGCACCATTGCACGTTCTGCGGACTGAACGGATCGTCGATGGCCTTCCGCAGCAAGGCCCCCGAGACGTTCGTGAGCGAGATCGTCGAACAGGCCCGGCTGCACCAGGTGCTCGACGTCCTGGTCGTGGACAACATCCTCGACATGGGATACCTGCGGAGCGTGATGCCCGCCCTGATCGAGGCGGGCCACGACCTCCGCTTCCACTACGAGATCAAGTCCAACCTCCGCTACCGCCATCTGCAGACGCTCGCCGACGCCGGTCTCGTACAGGTGCAGCCCGGAATCGAGAGCCTCAGCAGCCGGGTCCTGCGCCTGATGGACAAGGGCGTCACCGGCTGCCAGAACGTGCGCCACCTGCGGGACGCCCAGTCCGCCGGCCTCTGGGCCACGTGGAACTACCTCTACGGCTTCCCCGGGGAGAAGGACAGCGACTACACCCGGGTGATCCGGCAGTTCCCCGCCCTCACCCACCTCACCCCGCCGGACGGCGTCACCCGCATCGAGATCGAGCGGTTCAGCCCCTACTTCGACCGGCCCGAACTGGGCTTCTCCCCGCTGCGACCGGCTTCCCACTACGCCGTCGTGTACGACCTGCCGGAGGAGGAGCTGTACGACCTGGCCTACCTCTTCGACGCCCCGCACGCCGGCATCGACGAAACCGCCGCGAAGCAGCTCGCCGCCGCCGTCGAGCGGTGGCGCGACCAGCACCTGCACAGCAGCCTCACCCGCTACGACATCGGATCGAGAATCGTGCTGACGAACCGGCGGGAAGACTTCGACTGGACCACGAGGAGCATCACCGACCCGGTCGAGGTGGCAGCGTTCCGGCTCCTGGAGGACCCGCGGAGCGTCCAGTCGCTTACCCACCGGCTCAGCGCCAGGTTCACCGCCAGCGTCTCCCCGGCCCGCGTCGCCGAACTGCTCGCCGAGTGGGGCGAGGCCGGGCTCCTCTACGAGGACGCCGACCGGTACGTCCACGTCGTGCCGCTGGGCACCAACGCGGAGCTGACCCGCCTCGGCGGCTGCGCCCCGGACCTGACCCGGGACTTCGCACGGGCCGCCGGCCCCGGCCCCGAGGACGTCCTGTGA
- a CDS encoding AfsR/SARP family transcriptional regulator, which yields MTFEFRVLGPITAWRDGLAVRLNGRKTRSVLAALLLRSEHVVPVERLVAILWGESPPPTAVAQIQKCVSQLRGEFGPELIIRSGNGYRLQLGGHRFDLLTFDQAVADARAALGQDRQLDAVEAYCAGLAQWRGEPLADGTEELIRTESPALEERRIGVVMERIEAELALGRHGELVSELKALVGEQPLRERLRGQLMLALYRCGRVADALAVYQAGRTLIAEELGLEPGGELQRLHEAILVGGPGLDLPRKAPAADETPERVWSPIAQVVPAQLPPSIADFTGRADQVARIRETLTTGDKESLALVALSGKGGVGKSTLAVQAARRVADQFPDGQLYIRLRTADARPLDPLVALKRFLRALGVGEEGIPDDLEECSELFRSRTASSRMLILLDDAVSEAQVRPLLPGSPSCVVLITSRPRLTGLESATHVDLDVFNAEESGALIQRIAGKHRLVGDEATTAEVARLCGYLPLAVRIAAARLAQHSQGGITRFARRLADERRRLDVLVSGDLEVRATLATGYQELEPLEREAFCLLGLIDTPDFASWLLAPLLRITIDEAEDLIEELVSTQLLDVVGCDAAGQTRYRYHNLVRLYAKERAQAEYSPAQCREALSRVLDGWLTLSTTAAQRITGARSMQWPAGARGATNRYDGFDRSDVDYIVEDPYLWFEAERPALASAVAMACSNGFGRIAWELADSTTDFLELRHLYDDWEASHRLALEAAEADGDTVGVGVMSLRLASLRCIRRDPEAGLELADRAGAVFGELGLGALESECRVIRAGALRALGRLGPALTEVMRAAESALASSSGLAQAQAARELGTIRYEQRRWELSSAAFQEAVRLSRLAGNRREEALALRHWAVVLRHRGELQEAREKAETALAAFHELGDRPYEAFSGLTLGLSLLELRDPSARRFIEEGHAVLRDMNLEFGMGELFYVLASLELADGHIDRAVDRLAQSIRWLGAEPVHHVLLSAVELLCQALDAGDPAAGRVLRMELAELSACVGTPAPAHRLESILAQVARRVTGRNPVVTLPRVPVLQPLH from the coding sequence GTGACATTCGAGTTCCGTGTTCTTGGGCCGATCACGGCATGGCGGGACGGACTCGCAGTCAGGCTCAACGGGCGCAAGACGAGATCGGTCCTGGCCGCGCTGCTGCTCCGCTCCGAACACGTCGTCCCGGTGGAACGACTCGTCGCGATCCTGTGGGGGGAATCGCCGCCGCCGACCGCTGTGGCCCAGATCCAGAAGTGCGTGTCCCAACTGCGCGGCGAGTTCGGGCCGGAGCTGATCATCCGGTCGGGCAACGGCTACCGCCTCCAGCTCGGTGGGCACCGGTTCGACCTGTTGACGTTCGACCAGGCCGTCGCGGACGCGAGAGCCGCGCTCGGGCAGGACCGTCAACTCGACGCGGTGGAGGCGTACTGCGCCGGCCTCGCCCAGTGGCGGGGGGAGCCACTGGCCGACGGTACGGAGGAGCTGATCCGGACCGAGTCGCCGGCGCTGGAGGAGCGCCGGATCGGCGTCGTCATGGAGCGCATCGAGGCGGAGCTAGCCCTGGGCCGCCACGGCGAACTCGTCAGCGAGCTCAAGGCGCTCGTCGGGGAGCAGCCCCTGCGGGAACGGCTGCGCGGTCAGCTGATGCTGGCCCTCTACCGCTGCGGTCGGGTGGCCGACGCACTCGCGGTCTACCAGGCCGGGCGCACCCTGATCGCCGAGGAACTCGGCCTGGAACCGGGGGGCGAGCTCCAACGGCTCCACGAGGCGATCCTGGTCGGCGGCCCCGGACTCGACCTGCCCCGCAAGGCCCCCGCCGCCGACGAGACACCCGAGCGGGTCTGGTCCCCCATCGCCCAGGTCGTACCGGCCCAGCTCCCGCCGTCGATAGCCGACTTCACCGGACGGGCCGACCAGGTCGCCCGCATCCGCGAGACGCTGACGACGGGCGACAAGGAGTCCCTGGCGCTCGTCGCCCTCTCGGGCAAGGGCGGGGTCGGCAAATCCACCCTCGCGGTGCAGGCCGCGCGCCGAGTGGCCGATCAGTTCCCCGACGGGCAGCTGTACATACGCCTGCGCACCGCCGATGCCCGGCCGCTGGACCCTCTGGTGGCGCTCAAACGCTTCCTGCGCGCTCTCGGCGTCGGGGAGGAGGGCATACCGGACGACCTGGAGGAGTGCAGCGAGCTCTTCCGCAGCCGGACCGCCTCCTCCCGCATGCTCATTCTGCTCGACGACGCCGTCAGCGAGGCGCAGGTGAGACCGCTGCTCCCCGGCTCGCCCAGCTGCGTCGTACTGATCACCAGCCGGCCCCGGCTCACCGGACTGGAATCCGCCACCCACGTCGACCTCGACGTGTTCAACGCGGAGGAGTCCGGCGCCCTGATCCAACGGATCGCGGGGAAGCACCGGCTCGTCGGGGACGAGGCCACCACGGCGGAGGTCGCCCGGCTGTGCGGCTACCTGCCCCTCGCCGTCCGCATCGCGGCCGCGCGGCTCGCCCAGCACTCCCAGGGCGGCATCACCCGGTTCGCCCGCCGCCTCGCAGACGAGCGGCGGCGACTGGACGTGCTGGTCTCCGGCGACCTGGAGGTGCGGGCCACGCTCGCGACCGGCTACCAGGAGCTGGAGCCGCTCGAGCGCGAGGCGTTCTGCCTGCTGGGGCTCATCGACACACCGGACTTCGCGTCCTGGTTACTCGCCCCGTTGCTCCGCATCACCATCGACGAGGCCGAGGACCTGATCGAGGAACTCGTCAGCACCCAGCTCCTCGACGTCGTCGGATGCGACGCCGCCGGTCAGACCCGGTACCGGTACCACAACCTGGTCCGCCTCTACGCCAAGGAGCGCGCCCAGGCCGAGTACTCGCCCGCGCAGTGCCGGGAAGCGCTCTCCAGGGTGCTGGACGGGTGGCTCACCCTCTCCACCACGGCGGCGCAGCGCATCACCGGTGCGCGGTCCATGCAGTGGCCGGCCGGGGCACGGGGCGCGACGAACCGCTACGACGGCTTCGACCGCTCCGACGTCGACTACATCGTCGAGGACCCCTACCTCTGGTTCGAGGCCGAGCGCCCGGCACTGGCGTCCGCGGTCGCGATGGCCTGCTCGAACGGATTCGGCCGGATCGCCTGGGAGCTGGCCGACAGCACGACCGACTTCCTGGAGCTGCGACACCTCTACGACGACTGGGAGGCCAGCCACCGGCTCGCCCTGGAGGCGGCCGAAGCCGACGGCGACACCGTCGGGGTCGGCGTCATGTCCCTGCGGCTGGCCAGTCTGCGGTGCATCCGCAGGGACCCCGAGGCCGGCCTGGAACTCGCCGACCGTGCGGGCGCCGTCTTCGGGGAACTGGGCCTCGGCGCCCTGGAGAGCGAGTGCCGGGTGATCCGTGCCGGGGCGCTGCGGGCGCTGGGCCGGCTGGGACCCGCCCTCACCGAGGTGATGCGGGCCGCCGAGTCCGCACTGGCCTCCTCCAGCGGGCTCGCGCAGGCGCAGGCCGCCCGCGAACTGGGCACGATCCGTTACGAGCAGAGGCGCTGGGAGCTGTCGTCGGCCGCCTTCCAGGAGGCGGTCCGGCTCAGCCGGCTGGCGGGCAACCGGCGCGAGGAAGCCCTCGCGCTGCGGCACTGGGCCGTCGTACTGCGCCACCGCGGGGAGCTGCAGGAGGCGAGGGAGAAGGCGGAGACGGCCCTCGCGGCGTTCCACGAGCTGGGGGACCGCCCGTACGAGGCGTTCAGCGGCCTCACCCTCGGCCTGAGCCTGCTGGAGCTGCGCGATCCGTCCGCCCGGCGGTTCATCGAGGAGGGGCACGCCGTCCTGCGGGACATGAACCTGGAGTTCGGCATGGGCGAGCTCTTCTACGTGCTCGCCTCCCTGGAACTCGCCGACGGCCACATCGACCGGGCCGTCGACCGGCTGGCCCAGTCCATCCGGTGGCTGGGCGCGGAGCCCGTCCACCACGTGCTGCTCTCCGCCGTCGAGCTGCTCTGCCAGGCACTGGACGCCGGGGACCCGGCGGCGGGCCGGGTCCTGCGCATGGAGCTCGCCGAACTGTCCGCCTGCGTCGGCACACCCGCACCCGCCCACCGCCTCGAGTCGATCCTCGCCCAGGTTGCACGCAGAGTGACCGGAAGGAATCCGGTAGTGACTCTGCCTAGAGTTCCGGTTCTGCAACCGCTCCACTGA
- a CDS encoding lysine N(6)-hydroxylase/L-ornithine N(5)-oxygenase family protein, whose amino-acid sequence MHDAYDVLCVGYGPANVAVAVAFEELWPQARVKFLEREPGPYWQRAMLLDGSDIQNNPLRDLVTPRNPRSRYTFTNFLHEQGRLFKHLNLPSHYPLRKEYARYVQWVAETVQADVDYGREVTGIKMDSSADGPLVEVTVADGTTYHGRSVVVAPGRTPNVPAVFGDVPAPHLFHTSQFLPNIADLERDFDGTLAVVGASQSAVEVVLDLIARFPAARITNVMTGFGYRLKDTSPFSEEVYFPEFVEYYFHATEEGKKRLRDQLRPTNYSAADADVVSALYMRMYEDELDGRERIRLATNRRIESVERTAEGVALDVTEHITGERERIHADRVVLATGYLDLGITGRTEQLPPLLRDLADVLGVTDDQPLSVGYDYGVVPHPAFEREVPPIFVNGLCESTHGLGDAGSFSLLALRSQAIVESLERRLVAEQGTADLVAAQAAGSEI is encoded by the coding sequence GTGCACGATGCATATGACGTCCTCTGTGTGGGATACGGACCCGCGAACGTCGCCGTCGCCGTTGCGTTCGAGGAGCTGTGGCCGCAGGCCCGGGTGAAGTTCCTGGAGCGCGAGCCCGGCCCCTACTGGCAGCGCGCCATGCTCCTGGACGGATCGGACATCCAGAACAATCCGCTGCGCGACCTGGTGACGCCGCGCAACCCGCGCAGCCGTTACACCTTCACCAACTTCCTGCACGAGCAGGGCCGTCTCTTCAAACACCTCAACCTGCCCTCCCACTATCCGCTGCGCAAGGAGTACGCGCGCTACGTCCAGTGGGTCGCCGAGACCGTGCAGGCCGACGTGGACTACGGCCGCGAGGTCACCGGCATCAAAATGGACAGCTCCGCCGACGGCCCCCTGGTCGAGGTCACCGTCGCCGACGGCACGACCTACCACGGGCGCTCCGTCGTGGTGGCCCCGGGCCGCACCCCGAACGTTCCCGCCGTCTTCGGCGACGTGCCGGCCCCGCACCTCTTCCACACCTCCCAGTTCCTGCCCAACATCGCGGACCTGGAGCGGGACTTCGACGGCACGCTCGCCGTGGTCGGCGCCAGCCAGAGCGCGGTCGAGGTGGTGCTCGACCTGATCGCGCGCTTCCCCGCCGCCCGCATCACCAACGTGATGACCGGCTTCGGCTACCGCCTCAAGGACACCAGCCCGTTCTCCGAGGAGGTCTACTTCCCGGAGTTCGTCGAGTACTACTTCCACGCCACGGAGGAGGGCAAGAAGCGGCTGCGCGACCAGCTGCGGCCCACCAACTACTCGGCCGCCGACGCGGACGTGGTCAGCGCCCTCTACATGCGCATGTACGAGGACGAGCTCGACGGCCGCGAGCGGATCCGGCTGGCCACCAACCGCCGCATCGAGTCCGTGGAGCGCACCGCCGAAGGCGTGGCGCTGGACGTCACCGAGCACATCACCGGTGAGCGCGAGCGGATCCACGCCGACCGGGTGGTCCTGGCCACCGGCTACCTGGACCTGGGGATAACCGGCCGCACCGAGCAGCTCCCGCCGCTGCTCAGGGACCTGGCGGACGTGCTCGGCGTGACCGACGACCAGCCTCTGTCCGTCGGCTACGACTACGGCGTGGTCCCGCACCCGGCCTTCGAGCGCGAGGTGCCGCCGATCTTCGTCAACGGGCTGTGCGAGTCCACGCACGGGCTCGGCGACGCGGGCTCCTTCAGCCTGCTGGCGCTGCGCTCCCAGGCCATCGTCGAAAGCCTTGAGCGGCGCCTGGTCGCCGAGCAGGGAACTGCCGACCTCGTCGCCGCCCAGGCGGCCGGCTCCGAGATCTGA
- a CDS encoding aspartate aminotransferase family protein: protein MQTLDTTSPKPVVDLAQPGPNGRVLLDSQAATESNARTYPRRIPVAIAEASGSYITDLDGRRYIDFLSGAGVLALGHNHPELVAAVTEQLPKLTHGLDFPTPVRDEFKRRQIAMLPEHMRDDVKMHFCGPTGSDAVEAAIKLCKKATGRGQVVVFQGAYHGSTQGAMSLTSEHAPKTGLQNLLPGIHFTPYSYCHRCPISLAPGTCNTNCAEVLVNTLTDTHGGVQLPAAIIMELVQGEGGAIPARREFVHRVADTARELGIPLIVDEVQTGCGRTGTWFAFEQYDITPDVVVASKGLSGMGLPVAAILYRKHLDTWSPGSHIGTFRGNNLAFASANAFLDVVEREELLPHVRVIGEHLLGELKRLGDSPLVSDVRGLGLMLGMEMAGTATVDATKVAARFQQEALSRGLIVELGGRGDSVVRLLPALNITHEIADDAVAILRDSLAALEAELAAEAGR from the coding sequence ATGCAGACCCTTGATACGACCTCCCCGAAACCGGTGGTCGACCTCGCCCAGCCCGGTCCCAACGGGCGCGTGCTCCTCGACAGCCAGGCCGCCACCGAGTCCAACGCCCGCACCTACCCGCGCCGGATCCCGGTCGCGATCGCCGAGGCGTCCGGTTCGTACATCACCGACCTCGACGGCCGCCGGTACATCGACTTCCTGTCGGGCGCCGGTGTCCTGGCCCTGGGCCACAACCACCCCGAGCTGGTCGCCGCCGTGACGGAGCAGCTGCCGAAGCTGACGCACGGCCTCGACTTCCCGACGCCGGTGCGCGACGAGTTCAAGCGCCGTCAGATCGCGATGCTGCCCGAGCACATGCGCGACGACGTCAAGATGCACTTCTGCGGCCCCACCGGCTCGGACGCCGTCGAGGCCGCGATCAAGCTGTGCAAGAAGGCGACCGGCCGCGGCCAGGTCGTCGTCTTCCAGGGCGCCTACCACGGCTCCACCCAGGGAGCCATGTCCCTGACCTCGGAGCACGCGCCGAAGACCGGCCTGCAGAACCTGCTGCCGGGCATCCACTTCACTCCGTACTCCTACTGCCACCGCTGCCCGATCAGCCTCGCGCCGGGGACCTGCAACACCAACTGCGCCGAGGTCCTGGTCAACACGCTGACCGACACCCACGGCGGGGTGCAGCTGCCGGCCGCGATCATCATGGAGCTGGTCCAGGGCGAGGGCGGGGCCATCCCGGCCCGCCGCGAGTTCGTCCACCGGGTCGCGGACACCGCGCGCGAGCTGGGCATCCCGCTGATCGTGGACGAGGTCCAGACCGGCTGCGGCCGCACCGGCACCTGGTTCGCCTTCGAGCAGTACGACATCACCCCGGACGTCGTCGTGGCCTCCAAGGGCCTGTCGGGCATGGGGCTGCCGGTCGCCGCCATCCTCTACCGCAAGCACCTGGACACCTGGTCGCCGGGCAGCCACATCGGCACCTTCCGCGGCAACAACCTCGCCTTCGCCAGCGCCAACGCCTTCCTGGACGTCGTCGAGCGCGAGGAACTGCTCCCGCACGTCCGCGTCATCGGCGAGCACCTGCTCGGCGAGCTGAAGCGGCTCGGCGACAGCCCGCTCGTCTCCGACGTGCGCGGCCTGGGCCTGATGCTCGGCATGGAGATGGCCGGCACCGCGACCGTCGACGCGACCAAGGTCGCGGCCCGGTTCCAGCAGGAGGCGCTGAGCCGCGGACTGATCGTCGAGCTCGGTGGCCGTGGCGACAGCGTCGTGCGACTGCTGCCGGCGCTGAACATCACCCATGAGATCGCCGACGACGCCGTGGCGATCCTGCGCGACTCGCTCGCCGCGCTGGAGGCGGAACTCGCCGCGGAGGCCGGCCGATGA
- a CDS encoding homoserine O-acetyltransferase/O-succinyltransferase family protein, producing MSTLVSGGTGRPPRIGIVNLMPNAEQYENWLLPQLALSGPFELQWIRISSRRYNLDDPARIAATYRTYKEATADAPLDGLIVSGAAVEHLPFEEVRFMDELNDMVQDVHAQGSPLLGLCWGAMGVGNLVYGLPKDIYSAKISGMYETELLAQDGPIASSLDDRFWSTHSRFAGFDDKALDASTTVRALARAEGAGTVIAESYDHSVLMHTGHPEYYGSRLAEEYRRDVDQQVAGVRAPVGVDLDQPLRLWRSHSLAFFASWVRLVGDQSAAR from the coding sequence ATGAGCACCCTCGTGTCCGGAGGAACCGGCCGTCCGCCGCGGATCGGCATCGTCAACCTGATGCCGAACGCGGAACAGTACGAGAACTGGCTGCTGCCGCAGCTGGCCCTGTCGGGACCGTTCGAACTGCAGTGGATACGGATCTCCTCCCGCCGCTACAACCTGGACGACCCGGCCCGCATCGCCGCGACCTACCGCACCTACAAGGAGGCCACCGCGGACGCACCGCTGGACGGCCTGATCGTCAGCGGCGCCGCGGTGGAGCACCTTCCCTTCGAGGAGGTGCGGTTCATGGACGAGCTGAACGACATGGTCCAGGACGTCCACGCGCAGGGCTCGCCGCTGCTGGGCCTGTGCTGGGGTGCGATGGGCGTGGGCAACCTGGTCTACGGGCTGCCCAAGGACATCTACAGCGCCAAGATCTCCGGCATGTACGAGACCGAGCTGCTGGCGCAGGACGGCCCCATCGCCTCGTCCCTCGACGACCGCTTCTGGTCGACGCACAGCCGCTTCGCCGGCTTCGACGACAAGGCGCTGGACGCCAGCACCACGGTCCGCGCGCTGGCCCGGGCCGAGGGCGCGGGCACGGTGATCGCCGAGTCCTACGACCACTCCGTCCTCATGCACACCGGCCACCCCGAGTACTACGGCTCGCGCCTGGCGGAGGAGTACCGCAGGGACGTGGACCAGCAGGTGGCCGGGGTCAGGGCACCGGTCGGCGTGGACCTCGACCAGCCGCTGAGGCTGTGGCGCAGCCACAGCCTGGCGTTCTTCGCGAGCTGGGTCCGACTGGTCGGCGACCAGTCGGCCGCTCGTTAG
- a CDS encoding aspartate kinase: protein MVWKFGGSSVGDMDRLRRVAERLVEARRAGADVVAVLSAMSDTTDDLLEMANVLTAQPDARELDALLAVGESMSCALAAIAVHELGERAVSLNGRQAGVLTDTAHGNARMQSIDPGRIVAALEQGLIVLVTGYQGVTDDGDVTTLGRGGSDASAIAVAASLGLSECDIWTDVPGVFTADPRVVPDARRLERLGHEDMLQLAEAGAQVMQPRAVELAAAHGVAIHVRSSFTGEPGTWITEAREENDMFETARIIGVAHRRHDPLYQVDSLTPAQVSAALAGHGLPVGSIIGSPGELRFTSPGAEPQAVIAALGDIGATVRVHDEELGSVSVAGDACGNRSEVTLQILESLERTGIRPVLVTSTPSRVSCHVASGAVDEAARVLHRAFNLHTDAAAPQPVGAGLAN, encoded by the coding sequence GTGGTATGGAAGTTCGGCGGCTCCTCGGTGGGCGACATGGACCGGCTGCGCCGGGTCGCCGAGCGGCTGGTGGAGGCCAGGCGCGCGGGGGCGGACGTCGTCGCGGTCCTGTCCGCGATGTCGGACACCACCGACGACCTGCTGGAAATGGCGAACGTCCTCACGGCACAGCCCGACGCCCGGGAGCTCGACGCGCTCCTGGCGGTCGGCGAATCCATGTCGTGCGCGCTCGCCGCGATCGCCGTGCACGAGCTCGGCGAGCGTGCCGTCTCGCTCAACGGCCGCCAGGCCGGCGTGCTGACCGACACCGCGCACGGCAACGCCCGTATGCAGTCGATCGACCCGGGCCGGATCGTGGCGGCCCTGGAGCAGGGACTGATCGTCCTGGTCACCGGCTACCAGGGCGTCACCGACGACGGTGACGTGACGACGCTGGGCCGCGGCGGCTCGGACGCCTCGGCGATCGCCGTGGCGGCGTCCCTCGGGCTGTCCGAGTGCGACATCTGGACCGACGTCCCGGGGGTCTTCACCGCCGATCCCCGGGTGGTTCCCGACGCGAGGCGCCTGGAGCGGCTCGGCCACGAGGACATGCTCCAACTGGCCGAGGCGGGTGCCCAGGTGATGCAGCCGCGCGCGGTGGAGCTCGCGGCGGCGCACGGCGTCGCCATCCACGTCCGGTCCTCGTTCACCGGCGAGCCGGGCACATGGATCACAGAAGCCAGGGAGGAGAACGACATGTTCGAGACGGCCAGGATCATCGGCGTCGCCCACCGTCGGCACGACCCGCTCTACCAGGTGGACAGCCTGACTCCGGCACAGGTCTCGGCGGCGCTCGCCGGTCACGGCCTGCCGGTCGGATCCATCATCGGCAGCCCGGGCGAGCTCCGGTTCACCTCGCCCGGCGCCGAACCGCAGGCGGTCATCGCCGCCCTCGGCGACATCGGCGCCACCGTCAGGGTCCACGACGAGGAGCTCGGCAGTGTGAGCGTGGCCGGGGACGCCTGCGGCAACCGGTCCGAGGTCACCCTGCAGATCCTGGAGTCCCTGGAGCGCACGGGCATCAGACCGGTGCTGGTCACCAGCACCCCCAGCCGCGTCTCCTGCCACGTCGCCTCCGGTGCGGTCGACGAGGCCGCCCGGGTCCTGCACCGCGCCTTCAACCTGCACACCGACGCTGCCGCCCCGCAGCCCGTCGGCGCGGGACTGGCCAACTGA